In the genome of Altererythrobacter sp. TH136, one region contains:
- a CDS encoding NAD-dependent epimerase/dehydratase family protein produces MAGTVLVTGGTGYIAGEVIDQLLGRGWCVRTTVRSKATSEARLRARWPGAGDQLFVFEADLMNDAGWDLANEGCTHVAHVASPFPVGVPKDENELIVPAREGTLRALRFAHAAGVQHFVQTSSSAAIAYGHPASKTLFDESDWTDANAPGIQPYIKSKTVAERAAREWVAQNALDMAFCSINPVAVLGPVANDDLSASIEFVRRFLTGEIPAIPRIGFTVVDVRDVASLHVLALEAPAATIRGERFACAADFMWMEDMARVLRDHLGADARKVPSRRMPTPVLKLMALFSRDIRQIAGEVGKRKVVSGQHAKDKLGWTTLPVEQTVLETARSLIAQGVVKL; encoded by the coding sequence ATGGCAGGCACGGTTCTGGTCACCGGGGGCACCGGTTACATCGCGGGCGAGGTGATCGACCAGCTGCTCGGCAGGGGCTGGTGCGTGCGCACCACCGTGCGCAGCAAGGCCACCAGCGAAGCGCGGCTGCGGGCACGCTGGCCGGGGGCGGGCGACCAGCTGTTCGTCTTCGAGGCCGACTTGATGAACGATGCCGGGTGGGACCTCGCCAACGAAGGTTGCACGCACGTCGCCCATGTCGCCTCGCCCTTTCCGGTGGGTGTGCCCAAGGATGAGAACGAGCTGATCGTGCCCGCGCGCGAGGGCACCCTGCGTGCCCTCAGGTTCGCGCATGCCGCCGGGGTGCAGCACTTCGTCCAGACCAGCAGCTCCGCCGCGATCGCCTATGGCCATCCCGCCAGCAAGACCCTGTTCGACGAGAGCGACTGGACCGATGCGAACGCGCCCGGCATTCAGCCTTACATCAAGTCCAAGACGGTTGCCGAACGGGCCGCGCGCGAATGGGTGGCGCAAAACGCGCTCGACATGGCGTTCTGCAGCATCAACCCGGTCGCGGTGCTGGGGCCGGTCGCGAACGATGACCTGTCCGCCTCCATCGAGTTCGTCCGCCGCTTCCTGACCGGCGAGATCCCGGCGATCCCGCGCATCGGCTTTACGGTCGTCGACGTGCGCGATGTCGCCTCGCTCCACGTGCTCGCGCTGGAGGCGCCCGCCGCTACGATCCGCGGCGAACGCTTCGCCTGCGCGGCCGACTTCATGTGGATGGAGGACATGGCCCGCGTGCTCCGCGATCACCTGGGGGCTGATGCCCGCAAGGTCCCGAGCCGCCGGATGCCGACCCCGGTCCTCAAGCTGATGGCGCTGTTCAGCCGCGACATCCGCCAGATCGCGGGCGAGGTCGGCAAGCGCAAGGTGGTCAGCGGCCAGCACGCGAAGGACAAGCTCGGCTGGACCACGCTGCCGGTGGAGCAGACCGTGCTCGAAACCGCCCGCAGTCTGATCGCCCAAGGGGTGGTCAAACTCTGA
- a CDS encoding acyl-CoA carboxylase subunit beta, whose translation MSANIAELERRRAAARMGGGEKRIAAQHAKGKLTARERLDILLDEGSFEELDAYVEHDCADFGMENQRIPGDGVVTGSGTINGRLVFVFSQDFTVFGGSLSKRHAEKICKVMDTAMKVGAPVIGLNDSGGARIQEGVASLGGYAEVFQRNVLASGVVPQISLIMGPCAGGAVYSPAMTDFIFMVKDSSYMFVTGPDVVKTVTNEVVTQEELGGAVTHTTKTSVADLAFENDIETLLQTRRFFDFLPLSNREAVPERPTSDPWDRLDESLDTLIPANANQPYDMHEVIRKVLDEGDFFEVQPAHAGNILCGFGRVEGRTVGVVANQPMVLAGVLDINSSKKAARFVRFCDAFEIPILTFVDVPGFLPGTAQEHNGIIKHGAKLLFAYAEATVPKITVITRKAYGGAYDVMASKHLRGDLNYAWPTAEIAVMGAKGAVEIIFRGMSAEEQAEKTREYEERFANPFVAAQRGYIDEVIYPHSTRRRVALGLRKLRGKVLENPWKKHDNIPL comes from the coding sequence ATGTCCGCCAATATCGCCGAACTCGAACGCCGCCGCGCCGCCGCCAGGATGGGCGGGGGCGAGAAGCGGATCGCCGCGCAGCACGCCAAGGGCAAGCTCACCGCGCGCGAGCGGCTCGACATCCTGCTCGACGAAGGCAGCTTCGAAGAGCTTGATGCCTATGTCGAGCATGACTGCGCCGACTTCGGGATGGAAAACCAGCGCATCCCCGGCGACGGTGTCGTCACCGGATCGGGCACGATCAACGGGCGGCTGGTGTTCGTGTTCAGCCAGGATTTCACCGTTTTCGGCGGTAGCCTGTCGAAGCGTCATGCGGAGAAAATCTGCAAGGTGATGGACACCGCGATGAAGGTCGGCGCGCCGGTCATCGGCCTCAATGACAGCGGCGGCGCGCGCATCCAGGAGGGCGTCGCTTCGCTTGGCGGCTATGCCGAGGTGTTCCAGCGCAACGTGCTGGCGTCGGGTGTGGTGCCGCAGATCAGCCTGATCATGGGCCCCTGCGCGGGCGGGGCGGTGTACTCACCTGCGATGACCGACTTCATCTTCATGGTGAAGGACAGCTCCTACATGTTCGTCACCGGGCCGGACGTGGTGAAGACGGTGACCAACGAGGTGGTGACGCAAGAGGAACTGGGCGGGGCGGTCACTCACACCACCAAGACCAGCGTTGCCGATCTCGCGTTCGAGAACGACATCGAAACGCTTCTGCAAACCCGCCGGTTCTTCGATTTCCTGCCGCTGTCGAACCGTGAGGCGGTGCCTGAGCGTCCGACTTCCGATCCGTGGGACCGGCTCGACGAAAGCCTCGACACGCTGATCCCGGCCAACGCCAACCAGCCCTACGACATGCACGAAGTGATTCGTAAGGTGCTGGATGAGGGCGATTTCTTCGAAGTCCAGCCGGCGCACGCGGGCAATATCCTGTGCGGGTTCGGCCGGGTCGAGGGGCGCACGGTGGGCGTGGTCGCCAACCAGCCGATGGTGCTCGCCGGCGTGCTCGACATCAATTCGAGCAAGAAGGCCGCGCGCTTCGTGCGGTTCTGCGATGCGTTCGAGATCCCCATCCTGACCTTCGTCGACGTGCCCGGCTTCCTCCCCGGCACGGCGCAGGAGCACAACGGGATCATCAAGCACGGCGCCAAGCTGCTGTTCGCCTATGCCGAAGCGACCGTGCCCAAGATCACCGTGATCACCCGCAAGGCCTACGGCGGCGCCTACGACGTCATGGCGTCCAAGCACTTGCGCGGCGACCTCAATTACGCCTGGCCCACCGCCGAAATCGCGGTGATGGGCGCTAAGGGCGCGGTCGAGATCATCTTCCGCGGCATGAGCGCCGAGGAGCAGGCTGAGAAGACCCGCGAATACGAAGAGCGCTTCGCCAATCCATTCGTGGCGGCGCAACGGGGCTATATCGACGAGGTGATCTACCCGCATTCGACCCGGCGGAGGGTCGCTTTGGGACTGCGGAAACTACGTGGGAAGGTGCTCGAGAACCCGTGGAAAAAGCATGACAATATCCCGCTCTAA